The following coding sequences are from one Peromyscus eremicus chromosome X, PerEre_H2_v1, whole genome shotgun sequence window:
- the Zcchc13 gene encoding zinc finger CCHC domain-containing protein 13, translating to MSSKSCFKCGRSGHWARECPKGGTRGRTPRSRGRGPQCSSASQSDICYRCGETGHYAKDCDLQDTCYNCGKRGHIAKDCTQPKREREQCCYICSRPGHLARDCDRQEEQKCYTCGEFGHIQKDCTQIKCYRCGENGHMAVNCSKASEVSCYRCGESGHLARECPIEATA from the coding sequence ATGAGCAGTAAAAGTTGCTTCAAGTGTGGACGCTCTGGCCACTGGGCCCGGGAGTGTCCTAAAGGAGGAACTCGAGGGCGAACACCAAGAAGTCGTGGCAGAGGTCCTCAATGCAGCTCCGCCAGCCAGTCTGACATCTGTTATCGCTGTGGTGAAACTGGTCATTATGCCAAGGACTGTGATCTCCAGGACACCTGCTACAACTGCGGGAAAAGAGGCCACATCGCTAAAGACTGTACCCAGCCTAAACGAGAGAGGGAGCAGTGCTGTTACATCTGCAGCAGACCTGGTCATCTGGCTCGTGATTGCGACCGGCAGGAAGAGCAGAAATGCTACACGTGCGGCGAATTTGGGCACATCCAGAAAGACTGCACCCAAATTAAGTGCTACAGATGTGGTGAGAATGGCCACATGGCGGTTAACTGCAGCAAGGCGAGCGAAGTCAGCTGCTACCGCTGCGGCGAATCTGGACATCTAGCCAGGGAATGCCCCATTGAGGCTACCGCTTAG